The Helicobacter ganmani nucleotide sequence TCAAAAAACAAAAGTGATTCTTGTGCAGCATTTACCCGCATTTCACAATCCGCATAAAATGCACCCTCTTTGGTATTGGAAGCAAAACGCAAAAAAGCATAAGTCATAATGCGCGAAAGACTCTCACAAATACTTTCGTATGTTTTCATTGCCTCATAAAACGCTTCTGGGGTTAATTCAAAAAGTTTGTCCTTATAAAGTTTCTCAAATGTTTTTGCGCGCTCTATGCCCTTTTTTATCGCTTCTTGCAGAGATTCCTCCTCGCCAAAAAGTGGCTTGAGATTCCATAAATTTTTATCCATTTATCTTGCCTTATCACCTCAATTAGAAGATGATATTCTACAATAATCCTATTAAATTTGTTGATTTTAAATCAAAGATTTTTAAAAATTTTAATACCAAATGGGTGGATTGCTTCAGTATTATATTTTTTCGTCATTGCGAGCCGATTTATCGGCGTGGCAATCTATAATCAAACAATAAATGAATATCTTTGCAATGGAATCTTTAAATTATGAGAGATTATGGATTGCTTCGCTATTTGCAAGGTAATCTTTCCTCACACCACCTTTAACCCACAGACTTTAGCCACAAAGGCTTTGAGCAAATAAAGCAATATTGCCCCCCCCCCCCGCACGATTCGCAGCAATTAAACCTTCGCCTAGTTTATAAGAAGTGTAGTTTTTGATTTGGATTGCTTCCTTATAGTCTGCATAAGATTCTAGAGGAGGAAGTTTTAGTTTTGGATTCTTTTTGATTCTTTCTTGATATTGTTGCTGTTCTATCTTATGGGATTCTTTAATATAGCTTAGAACATAAGGTAAGCGTATCATTCCCCATAAGCTTTTGGAGTTTAGAATCATTGCATTGCCTAATTTGTAGGCTAAATGGGATTGGAAGCGTAGAGTTGCGCCTGTTAGGCTACTTTGCTGAATTGGGTTTTGTTGGGGTATAGATTTTATAAGCGAGAGATAATGTCCCTTGAAGGTAGTATTTTTGGAATCTACACTCTGTGCTCTCCACGCAAACTCAATCCCAAAAAGCTTGGAAGCCAAGAGATTCAAATACACACTTGTCTTTTGCAAAGACAAAAATTTCTCATACTGCTTCAATGCAAAGCGTGCAATAAAATTACGACCCAAAAAGCCATCAAAAGCCCCTCTTGTAAAGATTGTATTTACATCAAACTTCTCAAAGAGCCATTTTGCCTTTGCCTCCGCCTTTGCTTCCTTATCTAAAGCAAGCAAAATCATTGCCTCAAAAAAATGATAGGTTGCAACTTTGTCATTATAAACAATTGCTTCTTTCACAATTCTAAGCAGGGATTCCAAATCTTGCGGGAAAAGTTCCAAATGCAATGCAGCAAGCAACATTCTGCTATAAGAATTTTGCAAAGGCTTAAATAGAATCTTATTGGCATTTTTCTTTAGGATTCTATACTGCTCCTCTTTGCTAAAGATTTTTGACCAGCTTTGGGGTTCTCGTCCCAAACCTATGAGGCTTGCAAGCCTTGCAAAACCACTTCCACCATTGGTGTAGATTTCGCAAGAATGAGACATTAAAATAATCTCTTGGAGTGCGATTTGCGTCTCATTCTCCAAGTTTTTGCCTAGAAACTCCTTAGAATTATAAATGTGGGGATAATTCCTCCCATAATACTCTACCAAAGCCTCTATTTCCTGACTATCCTCGCCAAAAAGCAAAATAGCTTGAGATTTTTGTATCGCTTGCTCTATCAGCTCCATAGCAATTTCTGCGGGCGTGTATTTGTAAAACCAAAACGCGCCACAAGGATTATACACAATATCTCCGCTTCGTATATGTATAGAGAGATACTCCCTGCCTATCTTGCTTTTGAGATTCTCTGCATTTTGTGCTGCCTCTTGCAAGAGGACTTGGATTTTTTCACTAAAGGCAATCTTTCGCCAAAAACTTGGATAATCTTTTGCGTAATCCTTTGGTAATCCCTCATAATTTAATTCACCATGATAAAAATAATGCCCCCAAGAGCGTTGATAGGGCTTTACTAAAAAGTCGTCTAAAGATTTTGCACCCGGCTTTGTCCCATAAATGTCATTATTGGGAATCTTTCCTGCATACACATAACTTTGGATAAAATCGGGGGCAAAAATCTCCTCCGCACTTTCAATATTCATCACATTGATTCCGGTTTGATTGAAGTTTGAGCCTTTTCTGTATCGCTACAATGTCCCCCATTTAAATCCTGTGTATTTTGCCATAGCCATACAATTTAGAATCGCAATCATTCTATCGCCCCACCCCGCTTGTGTAGGACTTATAAATAATCCCGAATATTTACGAATAAAAACCTTAAAATCTAATGGTATCGGCTGGTGGGATATTTTTATATAACGCGCATTAAGGGCTTGATAAATCGGAATCTCCAAGAAATCGGATATTTCTATGCTATCTAATAATTCGCCACCTAACTTTTCCCAAACCTTACCATCACAAGAAGTTTCTACGCTTAAAAATTCTTTGTTTTTGGCTGCTAGAGCTAAAGAATCTTTGGCATAAAAAATCCTAAGAGATTCTATTGAGTATTCTTGCTGCAAATCCATAAATAACACATT carries:
- a CDS encoding O-fucosyltransferase family protein produces the protein MNIESAEEIFAPDFIQSYVYAGKIPNNDIYGTKPGAKSLDDFLVKPYQRSWGHYFYHGELNYEGLPKDYAKDYPSFWRKIAFSEKIQVLLQEAAQNAENLKSKIGREYLSIHIRSGDIVYNPCGAFWFYKYTPAEIAMELIEQAIQKSQAILLFGEDSQEIEALVEYYGRNYPHIYNSKEFLGKNLENETQIALQEIILMSHSCEIYTNGGSGFARLASLIGLGREPQSWSKIFSKEEQYRILKKNANKILFKPLQNSYSRMLLAALHLELFPQDLESLLRIVKEAIVYNDKVATYHFFEAMILLALDKEAKAEAKAKWLFEKFDVNTIFTRGAFDGFLGRNFIARFALKQYEKFLSLQKTSVYLNLLASKLFGIEFAWRAQSVDSKNTTFKGHYLSLIKSIPQQNPIQQSSLTGATLRFQSHLAYKLGNAMILNSKSLWGMIRLPYVLSYIKESHKIEQQQYQERIKKNPKLKLPPLESYADYKEAIQIKNYTSYKLGEGLIAANRAGGGGNIALFAQSLCG
- a CDS encoding discoidin/SUN/FTP domain-containing protein, with the translated sequence MVWKDEDLSEVSQAIESQENVLFMDLQQEYSIESLRIFYAKDSLALAAKNKEFLSVETSCDGKVWEKLGGELLDSIEISDFLEIPIYQALNARYIKISHQPIPLDFKVFIRKYSGLFISPTQAGWGDRMIAILNCMAMAKYTGFKWGTL